Sequence from the Amycolatopsis sp. NBC_00345 genome:
CTCCGGTGACCGCACCGCGGAGCTGCGCCGCATCACCGTCCCGGCCCTCGTCGTGCACGGCGACGCCGACCGCATGGTCCACCCCAGTGGCGGCCGGGCCACCGCCCAGGCCATCCCCGGCGCCCGCCACGTCGAGATCCCCGGGATGGGCCACCATCTCGCGCCGGGTGTGCTCGACCGCCTGGTGGACCTCACCACCGATCTGGCGCGCACCGCCGACGCGCCGGCGACCCGTCCAGGAGGCACCCGATGAGCAGTGTGCGCGGCAAGGTCGCCGTCGTGACCGGCGCCGGTTCCGGCATCGGCCGGCAGCTGGCGTTCGAATTGGCGCGAAGGGGCGCGCGCCTCGCCGTCTCCGACGTCGACGACCTCGGCCTCACCGAGACCGCCGACCGCGTCAAAGCCCTCGGTGCCGAAGTCCACGCGGGGCACCTCGACGTCAGCGACCGCGCGGCCGTCGAGGCCTACGCCGCGACCGTCGCGGAGCATTTCGGTGTGGTGCACCAGATCTACAACAACGCCGGGGTCAGCGGCGGCCGCGGCGGGGTGCTCGACAACGACTGGGACGACTACGAACGCGTCCTCGGGATCAACCTCTTCGGCGTCATCCACGGCACGAAGGCCTTCCTGCCGCACCTCATCGCTTCCGGCGACGGGCACGTGGTGAATGTCTCCAGCCTCAACGGGATCATGGCGCAGCCCTCGCTCAGCGACTACTGCGCCGCCAAGTTCGGCGTCCGCGGCTTCACCGAAAGCCTGCGCGGCGAGATGCTGCTGGCCCGCCAGCCGGTCCAGGTCAGCGTGGTCCACCCCGGCGGGGTCAAGACCAACATCGCGAGCGCCGGGCTCGACCGGGCGCGAAAGCTGGGCACCCTGACGCCGCGCGCGGAGGCGCGGGCGCGCGTCTACAACGAGAAGCTGCTGAAGATGCCCGCCGAACAGGCCGCGCGCATCGTGCTCGACGGCGTGGAAGCGGGCCGGCCGCGCATCCTGGTCGGCACCGACGCCAAGGTCGTGGACCTGCTCGTCCGGCTGTTCCCCCGCCTGTACCCCAAGGTCGCCGTCCGGTTCGAGCGGCGGACGATGGCGTCTTAGCTTGTAGATGTCATCGTTTGTAAATGTCATAGTGGGGTGGTGCACGAACTCCTGCTGGACCACCCGGTCGTCGCGAGCGTCAAGGACGAGGCCGGGCTGCGCGCGGTCACCGAAGTGGAAGCACCGGTGGTGTTCCTGCTCTTCGGGTCGATCCTGACGCTGCCCGGGCTGCTCGAGCGGCTGCGGGCCGCCGGGAAAACCGTGCTGGTGAACGTGGACCTGATCGAAGGGCTGGTCAGCCGCGACATCGCCGTGGACTTCGTGGCCGAGCGGACGCAGGCCGACGGCGTGCTGAGCAGCAAGGCCGCCATCGTGAAGGCCGCGAAGGCGCGCGGGCTGCTCGCGGTGCACCGCTTCTTCCTCGTCGACTCGTTCTCCTACCACAACCTCGGCAAGCAGCTGGCCATCTCCCGGCCCGACTACATCGAGATCCTGCCCGGGTGCGTGCCCCGCGTGATCACCTGGCTGCGCGCCGACACCGAGGTGCCGATCATCGCGGGCGGCCTGGTGTGCGACAAGGACGACGTCCTGGCCGCGCTCGGCGCGGGCGCGACCGCGATCGCTTCGTCCAATGTGGACGTCTGGTCGATGTAGCGCCCCGACGGTGCCCCCAAAACGGCCGCCTCATTCCCCCTTCGACGCCAGCCAGGTGAACAGCGGGTCGGTGTGGCCGGGCAGCTCCCGGTACACCTCGCCCAGCCGGCGGTAGCGCTCGTGGGTCACCGGGTCCGGCACGAACTCCGCGCCCGGTGACACCAGCGCCGCCACCGCCTCGTCGAAGCCGCCGAACAGGCCGAGTCCGACGCCCGCGCAGATCGCCGCGCCCAGCTCCGCCCCGCCCTGCGCACGCCGCGCGGGCCGGTCGAACGCGTCGGCGACGATCTGCATCAGCACGTCCGACCCGGCGCCGCCGCCGGAGACCAGGACCCGCGAGAACTCCGTGCCCAGCTCCGCCGCCATGGCGTTCCCGTTGCCCTGCAAGGTAAGCGCGATCGCCTCCAGCACGGCCCGGTAGAGGTGGAACGGTCCCTGCCGCCCGTCGAACCCGAGGAACGCGCCGCGGCGAAACGGCGCCTCGACGGGCGCGAGCCAGTCGAGGACCGCGATGAGGCCGTCGGAACCGGCGGGCACGGTTGCCGCTCCCGCGTTCAGCCACTTCTCTTCGCCCAGCAGGTCGCGCAGCCAGCTGACCGTCCACATGCCACGCCGGATGCCTTCGCTCTCATACAGGTACTCGTGCGGGCGGCAGGCGAAGTTCGTCCAGAACGCCTTGGCGTCACGGACGTTGCGCGCACCGGTGGTCATGCCGGCGATGTAGGTGCCGAGCGACAGCAGCAGGGTGCGGTCGTCGGCGAGCCCGCTGCCCAGCGCCTCGACCGCCTTGTCGTTGGCGGTGGCGAACACCGGCAGCCCCGCCGGCAGCCCGGTGTGCGCCGCCGCCTCCGCCGTCACGGTGCCGAGCCGGTCTCCCGGCTGCACCAGCTCGAACAGCATTCCGCGCGGGACGTCCGGCTCGGCCACCCACTCCCAGCTGTCCGTGTCGATCGGCCACACGCCCTGGTAGTTCGCCGCGGTGTCACGGAACTGCCCCGTCATCCGCGCGGTGATGTAGCCCGAAGACGTGGTGACGTAGCGGACGTCCGGGTTCGTGTGCTCGTACGGCCGCGACACGCGCTCGTCCATCCAGCTCAGCACGGGCTGGGCGAGCGTGCCGTCGGCGCGCAGCATCGCGCGGCAGAACCGGATCGTGCACAGGCCCACGCCGAGGATTTCCCCGGGCCGCCCGTCGAACGCGTCCAGCGCCGCGCGGGTGGCCGCGCCGATCGAGTCCCACAGGTCGTCGTCCGGGTGCTCGACGACGCCTGGGCGCGGCGTGTCGTTGGGCCGCAACGGAACGCGGGCCCGGGCGTGCACCTTGCCGTGCTCGTCGAAGACGGTGACCTTGGTGCTCTGCGAGCCGTTGTCGATCCCGAGGAGGTAACCCGTCATCACCGGTCCCCGGCGGGGAAGATGGTGCCCGGGTTCATGATCCCGTTCGGGTCGTAGGCCTCCTTGAGCCTGCGCAGCACCGGGTACGCGCTGCCGTGCTCCTGCTCGGTCCACGGCGCGCGGTACTTGCCGATGCCGTGGTGGTGGACCATCGAGCCGCCGCGGGCCAGCGTCTCCTCGACGATGATCGCGTTCAGCGGGATGTGGTACTTCGTGATCTCCTCGCGCGGCTCGCAGTTGATCCGGTAGTCGTAGACGAAGTACATGTTGGTGCCGGTCTGGTAGCTGTGCGAGGAGTGCCCGCCCAGCATCGTGAGGTCCTCGAAGTGCGGGTACTCCTTGGTGATCCGGGAGATCACCGCGTCGTAGACGTCGCCGACCACCGACCAGTTCGCCGACACCTCGGTGGTGTAGCCCAGCCGGTGCTCGGCGAGCATGGCCTCCTGCTCGGCCCGGATCTTGTCCGGGCCCCAGTTGAGGTTGTCGAACCACGCGCGGATCAGCTCCGGATCCACCCGCTCGTGCTGGTACCGCCCCACGATCTGCTCGATCGCCGTGCTCGTCGCGTCGGCGAGCGGGGCGGGCCCCTCGGCAAGGAAAACGGCCACGCACTTGCCGTTCGCGAAGTGGGAGAAGTGCTGCGCGGCGTCCTGCTCGGAGTAGACCCGCGCGACCGACGGGTGATAGCCCTCGGTCACGACCTCGCGCAGGATCTCGATGCCGGTCCGCACGTCGTCGACCAGGTAGCCGTGGAACCGGTTGTTCTCCGGCTGGTACTTGAACAGCTTCACCGTGACCTCGGTGACGAAGCACAGCGCGCCCTCGTTGCCGATCACGACGTGGCGGATGTCCGGCCCGGCCGCGCGGCGCGGCACGTTCTTCACGCGGCTGACCGTGCCGTCCGGGAAGACCGCCTCCAGGCCGACCACCATGTCCTCGATCCCGCCGTAGAGCGTGGAGAACTGGCCGATCGAGCGCGTGGCGACCAGGCCGCCCATCTGGGCCAGCGGCTTGGACTGGGGCGAGTGGCCGGTGGTGAGCCCGAGCTCGCGCACGCGGTCCTCCAGCACCTGCAGCGGGACGCCGCACTGCGCGGTGACCTGCATGTCGACCGGGTCGACCTGCACGATTTCGTCCATTTCGGACCCGTCGAGCACTACGGTGCGCTCGAAGCTGGTCTCGAGCCCGCCCTCGGTGCCGGTGCGGCCGGTGCGCGGGACGATGTTGACGCCGTGCTCGTTCGCGAAGGCCAGCACGGCGGCGACCTGGCCGGTGCTGCCCGCGCGCACGATGGCGAGCGGGAACGGGCCGTCGTAGATGTCGTGGACGGCGGTGTACTTCTTGAACCGGTCGACGCTCGCCTCGCGCAGCAGCCGCTCGTCGGTGTCCACGCGCTCGGGGCCGGCGATCTCGCGCAGCCGGTCGATGATGGCGGTCGTGTCCATGGTTTTCTGTGCTCCGTTCGTGGTTCGGTTCATCGGGTGAGGTAGCCGCCGTCGACGGTGAGGACGTGCCCGTTGACGTAGTCCGAGGCCCGGCTCGCCAGGAACACCACCGCGCCCATGAGGTCGCCCAGCTCGCCCCAGCGGCCGGCCGGGATGTGGTCGAGGACGCGCTGATTGGCCGCCTGGTCCGCGCGGGTCTGCTCGGTGATCGCGGTGGCGAAGTAGCCGGGTGCGATGGCGTTGCACTGGACGTTGCTCGCGCCCAGCTCGTCGCAGTACGCCTTGGTGAAGCCGACGATGCCGTGTTTGGTCGCCGCGTACGCCGGGGACATCTGCCCGCCGAGGAAGGAGAACAGCGACGCGATGTTGACGATCTTGCCGTGTCCCTGCTCCGCCATGTGCCGCCCCACGTGCCAGCCGAGTTCGAACGGAGCGGTCAGGTTCAGCGCGACCATCGGGTCCCACTGCTCCCGGCCGAACTCCGCCACGGGCGCCAGGTTGGCGATACCGGCGGAGTTGACCAGGATGTCGACCGAGCCGAACGCGTCCACACAGGACTCGACGACGCGGGCGGGCGCGCCCGGCTCGGTGAGGTCGGCCTTCATCGTCTCCAGCTGGGAACCCGCCGCGGCGACCAGGCGCCCGGTCTCGCCGCCGTCGTCGACCACCGTCGGCGCGAACACGTTCGCACCGGCCTTGGCCAGCGCCACGGTGAACGCGCGCCCCAGCCCGGTGTTGCCGCCGGTCACGATCGCGTTTCGGCCGCGCAGCGAGAACAGGTCGAGGGAGAAGTCCTGGATTTCCAACGGAAGGGCCTTTCTTCAGGTACGGGTCTTCAGGCGAGTGCGGGGGTCCGTGGTTGCGGCTCGGCAGCCGGTTCACGGCGCTGCACCCATAGCGTCAGCGAGGTCAGCGCGATCCCGATCAGGCCGGCGGCGGTGAGGACGCCGAAGAGCGCGCCGTAGCCGCCGTGCGGGGCGGTGTTCGTGGACGGGTCCCCGATCCACCAGGCGACGAGGCCGGGCAGGAACGCGTCGGGCAGGTAAGCGAGCCCCGAGGCCAGGCCGATCACGCCGCCGCGCTGGCCGGCCGGGATGCGCGCCTCGGTGATGCTCGCCCAGTAGACCCCGCGGCTGGCGAAGACCATGAGCGACAGCACGAACATCAGCGTCAGCGCGGCCCACTGCAGCGCGGGCGCGCCCGGCAGGAACAGCAGCACCGCCACGCACAGCGTCGCGCCGACGAAGGCGAGCCGCAGGAAACGCGGCGTCGAGTGCGTCACCTTGTCCACGCCGAACCCGCCGAGCGGTCCGGCGACGAACTGGAAGACGTAACTGCGCACCACGCCGAGCACCCCGATCAGCCCGGCGGTGACGCCGAAGTTGTGCTGCAGCAACGGGGAGAAGTAGCCGAGCGTGGTGTAGAAGCAGTACATCAGCATGATCGAGCCGCCGAGCAGCCAGGTGTACTTGTTCCGCGCGGCCGCGAGCAGCTGGCGTACCGACAGCGCCGAGCGCTCACCGGCCGGGGCCTCGCCGGCCTGGCCCCGCAGCGCGAACCAGATCAGCCCGGCCAGCCCGAGGCAGAGGCCGCCGTAGATCGCGATGAGCGTGAGCACGCCGGCCGTCGGCGCCAGCAGGGTGCCGACCAGCAGCGCGCCCACGCCGCTGATCACCGTCGAGGTGACGCCGCGGATCGCTTCCAGGAAGCCGAAAAGCCGGCCCTGCTGCTCGGTGGGGCCGAACGAGCCGATCGCCTTGACCAGTGCGGGCCAGTACAGCGCCATGCCCGCGAACGCCATGGCGATGTGCGCCAGCAGCACCGTCGCATAACCGGGCGAAACCGTGAGCGAAAGATCGGCGACGCCGGTGATGGCCAGCGCGGCCACGACCAGCGTGCGCGGGGCGAAGCGATCGGCGAACCAGCCGCCGGCGAAGTACATGACCGCGGCCACGGCGCCGAACACCGACATGATGTCGCCGTATTCCTGCGCCGTGAGGCCGAGGGCGTGGTACGTCGGTTCCAGGAAGACGAACCGGATGTAGGCGACCTGGAAGATCACCCCGCCGGACGTGCACAGCAGCAGATAACTCAGCCGCCTCCGCGCACCGCTCACTTTCGACCACCTCACTGTGGGGATAACGCTCTGGGGGAATCCGGGCATAAAAAAAGAGAACAGTGATCCCCTACGACGAATGGGGTTACTGTTCTCTGAGGTCTCTAGTAACTGAGGTATTCAGTTGTGGCGACAGCAACGTAACCACAGCTCTCCCCCGGCTGTCAAGCGCGGTCCCCCCACGGAAAGCAGGATCCATGCCGGACACTCCGGTCGTGCTGATCCACGGCTCGTACCACCGGCCCGCCCATTACGAACCGCTGGTCAGCCGTCTCACGCAGGTCGCCGGCAGGGTGAGCGTGCCGGACATCGGCATGCTGCCGTTGCCGGAGAGCATCAGGCTCGTCCAGGACATCGTCGACCAGGCCGCGTCGCCGCCGGTGGTCGTGGGGCACTCGTTCGGCGGCGCGGTCGCCGGTTCCCTGCACGGGGCCCGGCGGCTCGTCTTCCTGTCCGGGTGGGTGCTCGACGTCGACGAGACGGCCGCCGGATGGCTCGCCGAGGATCCCTCCGGCGACTCGGAATTCGCGCGGGCACTGCGTTTTTCCGAGGACGGGTCACAAGCGTGGATCGACCCCGCCGCGGCGGCGAGCCTCTTTTATGCCGATTGCGCACCTGACGCGGCGGCGCGCGCGGTCGAGCTGCTGCGGCCCGACACCCCGCTCAACTTCCAGCTGAGCCCGACCGCCGCCGAGTGGAAACACACCCCGTCGCTTTATGTCGCGACGCGCCACGACCGCACCTGGCCACCGGCCCTGGTCACGGAATTCTCCAGCCGCTGCACCGAAACCGTGACCGTCGACACCGGGCACTCGCCGTATCTCAGCGCCCCGGACCGCGTCGCCGGCATCATCGGCGGCTGCCTGGGATGAGACGATCGGGGGACCTTGACAGGGTCCCCCACGTCGTCGTTCCCGCCTTTAGCATCGGACTCGAAATCGTGCGGCTTTCTCACGACGCGCCCTCACGAAACGAGACCTTCATGCGAATTCTCGCGCTGACCACCGCCGCCGGCCTCAGCCTGATCACCGCCTGTTCCCCCACCCCGACCGAATCGGCTCCGGCCGGCCCGGCGCAGCTCATCCAGCCGATGACCCAGGTGACCGCGCAGCCGCGCCAGGGCTACTACTCCGATCCGTATCCCCTTCACATCGCCAAGCCGGGCACGGTGCCGCAGACGTTCTCCGGGACCACCAGCGAACTGCTGAGCTGCGGGGGAACCCCGACGGCGGGCTGTTTCAAAGCCACCCCGATGACGGTGGCCGCCGGGCCGGCCCTCACCGCCCAGCTGGCCGGCTCCACCCTGAAAGCCCGGATCAACAACAACATCTTCCAGGACGATTCGGGCGCCTGGCAGATGGCCGTGACCTATTACGTGTCCAACCCCCGCTTTCCCGGCGCGAAGGCGTGGACCGCCGTCGTGCACGCCCGTCCCGCCGGCGCGCCCGCGGCCACCGCGGTGCCCACGGACTGGGTCGCCGACGCCCTGGTGGCCGGCGATTTCACCAAGCCCACCAAGGCGAACTACGACGGGAAGTACTTCGAGGACGCCGGAAAGCTGTACCTCGTCTACAGCGAGCGGCTCACCGACAAGCCCGCGCGAGACGGGATCGTCGCGCAGGCCATGACCACGGCCGCCATTCCCGGCCCGGGCAAGCCGGCCGTGCTGCTGGCCCCCGGCGACTTCCCGTCCGAGCTGTTCTTCGGGCTGAACCAGCCCAATACGTTCAAGCTGATCGAAACCGGGAACATCACCAAGGTCGACGGCAAGTACGTGATGGCGTACTCCACCGGCGCCTACGACGATCCGTCCTACAAGATCGGGCTCGCCTGGTCGGACACGTTCCTGCCCGCCGCCGGGGCCGGCTACCGGAAGATCACCATGCCCGACCCCACCGGGGTCTGGGGTGATCCGGGCCGGCCCGAAGTCCGGTACCTCCTGCAGACGCAGGAATCGAAGTGGCCGAACTACATCGCCAAGACGGTGGTCGCGCCGGGCGTGCCGGCGGTGGTCCAGGACAGCGACCACTGGTACCTGACGTTCGCGGGATACCTGCCGGCGGAAGCGAAGGTGGACCCGAAGACCGGGCACTACCCACCGTCTTCGCGCCGGCCGTACTTCGCGCCGGTGTCGGTGCACATCCCTCCCCACGCGACAGTGGCGCACACCTCCGAGGCCGATCTGGCGAACTGGATTACGATCAGCGCGGCTTCCTGAGGCCGCCGGAGAAGGAGAACCAGGTGCTAATCCGACCGAAAGCAGGCGGACACGGGCTGCAGCCGATCTGCTCGGAGCAACCCGTTTCCGCCGTGGCTGCCGTCGGATCAGCGACGAACGGCACAGTATGAGGCGACGGCACTCCGCCGCACGTCGCACGGCGGCGATCCTGCTCGCCGCCACCGGGGTCCTGTCCGCGTGCTCGACCGGCCCGCCGCCGGTCCCGTCCGCGGACGCCTGCGGGACGGCGGCGCCGGCCGGGCCGGTCGACTCCTGGACCGCGGCGCCCGCCCGGCTCAGCGGCCCCTACCAGGACAAGACGATCCGCGACGTCGTGCACACGTCGATCGGCGGCACGTCCGTCCGATTGCGACTGTCGAACGCCTTCGGCACCACCGCGGTGAAGTTCGGCTCGGTGTGGGTCGGCGCGCAGTCGGACGGGGCCGGCCTGGTCGCGGGTTCGAACCAGCGCGTGCGCTTCACCGGGGCGGAGACGACCACGGTCGCGGCCGGGGCCGAGGTCGTCAGCGACCCGGTGGACCTGACCGTCCGGCCCGGCGAAAACCTGTCGGTGAGCATCCACGTGGACGGCGACACCGGCGACGTCACCGGGCACCTCAAAACCGAGCAGCACGGGTGGTACGCCGACGGAGACGCCGGCGCCGACACCTCCGCGGCGCCCTACACCCACCAGATCGACCGCTGGTTCTGGCTCGACGCCGTCACCGTGCAGCCGAGCCGGCCGGCGCGCACCGTCGTCGCCCTCGGCGATTCGATCACCGACGGATATCACTCCACAGTGGACGCCAACCACCGCTGGCCGGACTACCTGGCCGGCCGGCTGGGGCCGTGCGGCCGATTCGGCATCGCCAACGAGGGCATCGCGGGCAACCGGGTGACCGCCAACGGCTCGGGGGTCAGCGCCGAAGCCCGCCTCCAGCGCGACGTCCTGGCGCAACCGAACGCCGGCACGGTGATCTACCTCGAAGGCATCAACGACATCGACAGCACGGTGAAGGCCGCCGGCCAGCTGATCCAGGCCGACCAGAAGATCGTCGACCGCGCGCACGCGGCCGGGTTGCGGATCATCGGTGGCACGATCACACCGTTCGAAGGCTTCCACACGTATTCGCCCGCCACCGAGGGAATACGGGCGAGCGTCAACGCCTGGATCCGCGACAGCGGGACGTTCGACGGCGTGGCCGACTTCGACGCGGCCCTGCGGGATCCCGCGGACCCGCACCGCCTGCTCGGCCGGTACGACTCCGGCGATCACCTGCACCCCGGCGACGACGGCTATCAGGCGATGGCCAACGCGGTGCCGCTGGGCGCTCTCGGTTAGTTTCCGCTGGTCGATGGAGACCCTGCCAAGGTCCCTCTGACAAGGACTCCCAGCCCCCGGCCGATGCGTGTTCCACTTTGACCGGAATTCGGTATCACCCACTCCGGAGGGGAAGAAGAATGAACAATCCCGTGCTGAAAATAGGCCGCTATCTGATCGGCGGACTGGTGATCGGCGGATTCTGGTATCTCAACAAGAGCAGGCCGGCCTGGGAGGAGGCCCTGCGCACGATCGTGGTTTTCGCCATCGTGATGACCCTGGTCAAGGCCCGGCTCAAGAGCAAGCCCGTGACCATTCACCTGGTCCCGCTGATCGCGTCGAAGGCGACGCTGGTCCTGATCGCCGCGGGGGTCGAAGAAGTGCTCCGGACCTCGCACGCCGTCAGCGACCCGGCGCTGGTGGTCTCCATCGGGCTGGGCCTCGCCGTGATCCTCGTCGGGAGCCTGTTCCACCGGTTCTTCTTCACCATCAACGCGCCCCGCCGCTCCTACGAAGGCCAGCCGCGATGACCGGGACCACGTACCACCTCAAGGACAACTACGCACCGGTCGCCGACGAGCTGATCGCGTTCGACCTGCCGGTCACCGGCGCCATCCCGCCCGAGCTGACCGGCTGGTACCTGCGCAACGGCCCGAACCCGCGCACGGAGACCCGGCACTGGTTCCTCGGCGACGGCATGCTGCACGGCGTCCGGCTCGAGAACGGGCGGGCCGAGTGGTACCGCAACCGCTGGGTCCGGACCGGCAGTTTCGACGCGCCCCTGCCGCCCGGCCCCGGCGGGAACCGGGATCTGCGTGATTCCACGGCCAACACCCATATCGTCAACCACGCGGGGAAAACGCTCGCCCTCGTCGAAACGGCACTACCCTACGAGGTCACCACCGACCTGGAAACCGTCGGCCCCCACGATTTCGACGGCAAGCTCACCACCCCGATGACCGCGCATCCCAAGATCTGCCCGGAAACCGGGGAGCTGCATTTCTTCGGATACGCGCGCGAACAGCCGTATCTGACCTACCACCGCGCGGACGCCCACGGCGTGCTGCGGCTGAGCCGCCCGGTCGAGGTGTCCGGGCCGACCATGATGCACGACTTCGCCCTCACCAGCCGGCATGTCGTGTTCCTGGACCTGCCGCTCGTGTTCGTGCCGGGCAGCGCGGGGATGCCGTACAGCTGGGACCCGGACTACCCGGCCCGGATCGGGCTGCTGCGGCGCAACGATCCACAAGGGACGGTCCACTGGTTCCCGATCGACCCGTGTTACGTCTTCCACACGCTCAACGCGCACGAGGCCGGTGACGAGGTGGTGCTGTACGCCGTGCGGTACGGGCATCTGTGGTGGGAGGGCCACGAGGGCGTCCCGGGCACGTTGTGGCGGTGGCGGATCGACACCCGCACCGGCGCCGTCCACGAGGAGCAGCTGGACGACCGGGACTGCGAGTTCCCGCGGATCGACGACCGGCTCGCGGGGCTCGACGCCCGATACGGGCACGTCACCTCGGGCACCTCGCTGATCCGGTACGACCTGCACACCGGCTCGGCGGCGGAGCACGCGTTCGGGCCGGACCGGACCCCCGGCGAGGCGGTGTTCGCGTCCCCGCAGTGGCTGATCACCTACGTCTACGACCGCACCCGCGACGCCTCCGACCTGGTGATCCTGGACGCGACCGCCCCGTCCGCCGCCCCGGTCGCGACGGTCGCGCTGCCCGTACGCGTGCCCGAGGGCTTTCACGGCAACTGGATCGCCGACTCGTAGCCGCACTGCACTGCACTGCACTGCTGCGCGGAGGCGGGGCCCGCTGCCTCGAAGGCAGCCGGCCCCGCTTTCGCGCACCCGGCCAGTTGACATAGTCGCCACTATCCGAATAGTCTCGACTATGTGAGTACCGAAGAGCCCGGCACTGAGGGGACACAGCCCCGCCGCCTGACCCGGGCCGAGACGAAGGCACGCACCCGGGTGCTCCTCCTGGAGGCCGCCGCGTACGTCTTCGCGCGCAAGGGTTTCGCCGGAGCTTCGGTCGACGACATCGCCGAGCGGGCCGGCTTCACCACCGGCGCCCTGTATGCGCACTTCTCCGGCAAAGAGGAAGTGTTCGTCGAACTCCTCGCCGGCCGGACCCACAGCCGGCTCGCCGAGGCCGCCGAGATCGTGTCCGATGTGGACAGCAGCCTGGACGAGACCCGGTCCGCGATGTCCCGGCTGGTGGTCGACGTCGCGGACAACGACGACGACTTCGCCCTGCTGCAGGCGGAATTCTGGCTGTACGCCATCCGCCGGCCCGAATTCCAGCAGCACCTCGCCGGGCAGTTCCGCACCAACCGGGACGCGCTGGCCGCCGTCCTCACCGCCCGCGCCGAGAAGCGGGGCCAGGGCGGCGACGTCCCGTTCGAAGAGCTGGCGACCGTGCTGGTGGCGTTGTTCCAGGGCCTGGTGCAGCTCCGTCGCACGGACCCGGACCTGGTGCCGGAATCGCTCTACGGCGAGGCTTCCCGCTGGCTCTTCTCCGGCATCACCCCCCGACCCTGACCCGGGAACCCAGATGGATATTCGGTCCGAGCTCAAGGATTTCCTCACCGCCCGGCGGGCCCGCATCAGCCCGGCGGAAGCCGGTCTGCCGACTTACGGCGCGCGGCGGGTCCCGGGGTTGCGGCGCGAGGAGGTCGCCGTGCTGGCGGGGGTGAGCGTGCCCTATTACAAGCGGCTGGAACGGGGCCAGGTCGGCGGGGTCTCCGACAGTGTCCTCAACGCGCTGGCCCGCGCACTCCAGCTGGACAAGACCGAGCGTTCACACCTGTTCGCGCTGATGCGGGCGGCGGCCGGCCCGGCGGCCCGCCCGCCGCGGCCGCGAGTGCGCACCGTCGGCCCGGAACTGCAGTCCGTCCTCGACTCCATCACCACCGCGCCGGCCTTCGTGCGCACCCGTCATCTCGACGTCATCGGCGCCAACGCCCTGGCCCGCGCACTGTTCTTCCCGGCTTTCTCCCACGCCGACGGCCCGGTGAACTCGGCACGGTTCATCTTCCTGGACCACCGGTCCCGCACCTTCTACGGCGACTGGGACGAGATGGCGAACGAGGCCGTCTCCGCCCTGCACCTCGCGACCGCGCAGGATCCCGGCGATCCCGGGCTGAGTGCGCTGGTCGACGAGTTCTCTTTGCTCAGCGAGGAGTTCCGCACCCGATGGTCCCGCCAGGACGTCCGTCAGCCCGGCCGCGGGACCAAAGTGCTGCAGCACCCCGAAGTCGGCGCGATCGCGCTCAGCTTCGAACCGCTGGAAGTCATCTGCGACGACGGCGTCACCCTGTTCACCTGCACCCCGCGGCCCGGCACCTCCGCGGCCCGGGCGCTCCGGCGGCTCGGCGACTGGGCCGAGGCCAGGGACTTGGAGTACCCGCGCTCACCGGCGCGGCTCGTCACCGCTTGACGGCACGCGCTCGACGGCACGTCAGCGGCGCTTGGGCGCGTTGGGGATGATGAACCACAGCAGGATGTAGAGCAGGAACTGCGGGCCGGGGATGATGCACGAAAGCACGAACGCCAGCCGCACCACGTACGGGGTCCAGCCGTAGAATTCGGCCAGCCCGCCGCACACCCCGCCGAAGACGAAGTGGTCGCGGGACCGGGTGAGCTTGGGCCGCGCGGGGACGGCCGGGGGCGGGTTTTCCGGCTGGGTCATGGGAAATCCTCTCTCAGGCCGGACCGCACTCGACGGCCCGGCGACTCGATG
This genomic interval carries:
- a CDS encoding FGGY-family carbohydrate kinase; this encodes MTGYLLGIDNGSQSTKVTVFDEHGKVHARARVPLRPNDTPRPGVVEHPDDDLWDSIGAATRAALDAFDGRPGEILGVGLCTIRFCRAMLRADGTLAQPVLSWMDERVSRPYEHTNPDVRYVTTSSGYITARMTGQFRDTAANYQGVWPIDTDSWEWVAEPDVPRGMLFELVQPGDRLGTVTAEAAAHTGLPAGLPVFATANDKAVEALGSGLADDRTLLLSLGTYIAGMTTGARNVRDAKAFWTNFACRPHEYLYESEGIRRGMWTVSWLRDLLGEEKWLNAGAATVPAGSDGLIAVLDWLAPVEAPFRRGAFLGFDGRQGPFHLYRAVLEAIALTLQGNGNAMAAELGTEFSRVLVSGGGAGSDVLMQIVADAFDRPARRAQGGAELGAAICAGVGLGLFGGFDEAVAALVSPGAEFVPDPVTHERYRRLGEVYRELPGHTDPLFTWLASKGE
- a CDS encoding FAD-binding oxidoreductase, which codes for MDTTAIIDRLREIAGPERVDTDERLLREASVDRFKKYTAVHDIYDGPFPLAIVRAGSTGQVAAVLAFANEHGVNIVPRTGRTGTEGGLETSFERTVVLDGSEMDEIVQVDPVDMQVTAQCGVPLQVLEDRVRELGLTTGHSPQSKPLAQMGGLVATRSIGQFSTLYGGIEDMVVGLEAVFPDGTVSRVKNVPRRAAGPDIRHVVIGNEGALCFVTEVTVKLFKYQPENNRFHGYLVDDVRTGIEILREVVTEGYHPSVARVYSEQDAAQHFSHFANGKCVAVFLAEGPAPLADATSTAIEQIVGRYQHERVDPELIRAWFDNLNWGPDKIRAEQEAMLAEHRLGYTTEVSANWSVVGDVYDAVISRITKEYPHFEDLTMLGGHSSHSYQTGTNMYFVYDYRINCEPREEITKYHIPLNAIIVEETLARGGSMVHHHGIGKYRAPWTEQEHGSAYPVLRRLKEAYDPNGIMNPGTIFPAGDR
- a CDS encoding SDR family NAD(P)-dependent oxidoreductase; translation: MSSVRGKVAVVTGAGSGIGRQLAFELARRGARLAVSDVDDLGLTETADRVKALGAEVHAGHLDVSDRAAVEAYAATVAEHFGVVHQIYNNAGVSGGRGGVLDNDWDDYERVLGINLFGVIHGTKAFLPHLIASGDGHVVNVSSLNGIMAQPSLSDYCAAKFGVRGFTESLRGEMLLARQPVQVSVVHPGGVKTNIASAGLDRARKLGTLTPRAEARARVYNEKLLKMPAEQAARIVLDGVEAGRPRILVGTDAKVVDLLVRLFPRLYPKVAVRFERRTMAS
- a CDS encoding glycerol-3-phosphate responsive antiterminator; protein product: MHELLLDHPVVASVKDEAGLRAVTEVEAPVVFLLFGSILTLPGLLERLRAAGKTVLVNVDLIEGLVSRDIAVDFVAERTQADGVLSSKAAIVKAAKARGLLAVHRFFLVDSFSYHNLGKQLAISRPDYIEILPGCVPRVITWLRADTEVPIIAGGLVCDKDDVLAALGAGATAIASSNVDVWSM
- a CDS encoding SDR family oxidoreductase, with protein sequence MEIQDFSLDLFSLRGRNAIVTGGNTGLGRAFTVALAKAGANVFAPTVVDDGGETGRLVAAAGSQLETMKADLTEPGAPARVVESCVDAFGSVDILVNSAGIANLAPVAEFGREQWDPMVALNLTAPFELGWHVGRHMAEQGHGKIVNIASLFSFLGGQMSPAYAATKHGIVGFTKAYCDELGASNVQCNAIAPGYFATAITEQTRADQAANQRVLDHIPAGRWGELGDLMGAVVFLASRASDYVNGHVLTVDGGYLTR